Part of the Triticum urartu cultivar G1812 chromosome 2, Tu2.1, whole genome shotgun sequence genome, GAGCTCGAGTGAACAGTAAAATCtgaaaaaaattgaaacaaaATTACAAAAAAAAATGCAATTTTTTGGTGACAAATGTTTTCAATGCTTGCAAAGTTTCATCATTTAATGACATTTGTGAAAGTCATGGCCCAAAAAACAAAATCGATACTTCAAAAAAGTTATTTTCAGAGTGCTGAATTTGTTTTTTGCCATGACATCCACGAATGTCGTTCTATGATGAAACTTTGCAAGCATTTATAACATTTGTCAAATTTTGCcacaaaaaacagaaaattttgaATTCTTTCTAAGTATTTTCAGATTTTATTGTTCACCCGAGCTCATATGAGCTCGAGCTCAGTTAATCCGTGTCCATGCTTCATCCTGTTCTACTAGCAAAAACCAATGGAGCAGATGGTAATGACGTGGAAAAGAAACAATAAGACTTTTGTAGTGATATAAGTAAAGAAACTGAAATTTGCAATTGCAAATCAGGGAATCTTAATGTCAAATACTGAATTCTCCACCCACTAGCTGTGAGGCATATCCATTGCAGTGCCAAATAAAGAAACTTTTCCTTTTTTTGCGGGAAAAAAGAATTAATAACAGCAAGAGAATGGTCCGCGTGTTGTATATAACAAATATTACACAGGTTTTGCATATGTATAGCCGGTGTATATAGACCTATGAGGAATTATGTATGCATGCTCGAGAACATAGGTTCCTACATACATACACAAATCATATAGAACAAAAGGTATGCTCCAGTCGGAAAGCAGAGTCGTGCAACAGAGGTCGTGGACAAAAGTGAAGTTCACAAAAGATCTTCATATGAGATAGGCCATTGTTTCAACTCATAGTTTAAGCCTTGCCGGACTCCTCGCAACCCGGTGGCCTGAAGGCGATGAAGCTGACGCACTGCACCTGGCGCAGGTTGTCGAAGCCGATGACGCGGACATAGGCGTCAGGGTACTCCTTCTTGACCTCctccacctcgttgagcacctGTGTGGCGTCGGTGCACCCGAACATAGGCAGCTTCCACATTGTCCAGTATCGACCGTCGTAGTACCCGGGGGAGCTGTTGTGCTCACGGAAGACGAAGCCAACCTTGCTGAACTCGAGGCAGGGCACCCACTTGGAGCGGATCAGGTAGTCGACCTGCTTCAGGAGGGCTTCCGTGGAGAGGGGTGGCAAGTAAGACAGGGTCTCGAACTTCTTGATGCCCTCAATTGGCCACACCTGAATGAATAGAATGCGCACAGATGCTCAATACTTGGTGATGAGTCAATTAATTGTACTAACAATGCTAGAAAAAATCAGTCGACAAGCCAAAAATTGCTCCTTATGGGCAGCTCTCATATGCATTGCTGGGTTGTTCACAATCAATAAAGCTTTGGTTGTACTTAGTTCTAGTATATGGGTCCTATTTCGAGGATGGGTTTGGTTATATACATTGGGGATGTTCTGTAAGTGAATTACTTGCACTGACAAAGAAACTCGTATCAGTTTAATTAGTGCCCCAACATACCTGCATGCACCTGATCCTTCCGCCATTGCTGACGCTGCCGAGGCTGCCGCTGGAGCGGCGGCTGACGGGCAGGCCGGCTGTGGACTTGAGCCCCTGGAAGGGTGCGACGGTGCTAGCCGACGAAGCCATCACGGCGGGGGCCATGGTATTTGTATTATCGGAGGAGAGGAGGATGCCGGCTACAGTTGAGGACCCCATTGCCGGGTCACCACGGTATATATAGCCCCGTTTCTTTGGTACAGATGTGGTTGGGATGGCTCACGTTCGCTGGTTGCCTCGTTTCCTTATCTTCTCCGGATCAGTGGAAGAAGCATTGCCGTCGGATACATTGTGTGTGCTGGAAATTTCAGTCCTTCATGTCATTAGGTGGCTGCCACACAACCTTTTTCTAGCTTTGCTTGTTTTTGGGTGAGTTCCTTGATAACAAATTGTCCGAGGATGCGACTGAGTTGGGTgggcaaaatatttcattttaTCATAAAATTTGCTGGCTCACTCTTGAAAGTATGCTCATAGGCATATAGTGTGCGGGTGTGCAATCATAGAGGGTGGTGTACATACGTGTATGTGAATGTCTACATTTATACAATGTTTGtcaaaataaaatatatgttttCTTGGTAGAATTAACTGAACTAGCATAGTAAAATATATGTTTCCCCCCTCAATATCCGTCGATGTGCCTATGGATTCGCCTCCCCTTGGAGGGAAGGAAATTCTCTGTAAAgaagtagtgatctaaacactcttatatttatTTACGGAGGGAATAGGATTTTAGTTCTCGTAGGAGTGGCGCTTGGACAGATGGCGGCCCTTCTTTTTTGAGTCAATCTTCCGGGATCCGGTCGTCTTCAAGTTCCTCTGTCTAGACGGATTAGATGGAGGTCCGACGTAGATTCCTTCCCGCTCCTCGGGCATATGCAAAACGAGATTTGGTGTCAGGTTCTTTAGACTGATTCAGGGATTCGACGACGATGACTACGGCTCCAGAGCGTTCATTCTTAGGGGCGTGTGCATGAAGACTTCCTCGCTGCCATCGACAAGGTCTGGCTAGATCCAGTGTGGAAGCAAAGACAACGGCTCATTTTGACGGAGGCAATGGTCGTTCGGTGTCGTTCGATGGTCCATAGACCTAGATGTACTTTTTACTATGTTTGAGGTGCTTTCTACTTTCAGTGAATCTTTTCTTTTAAGGCAGGTGCTCTGCCTTTTCATTGATGTTTAGGAAGGTATAGGGGAGGGCTAAAGTGCCAAAGGAAAGAAGAAAAACATAAAAAAAAACCAGAAAAGAGATCCAGTTGCACAAAACACTGCTGTACAAAGCGCTAGCCTAAGGCGCGACTTTCGGTGTATCTTTATATTAGATCTTATTCTTTATGCAAAAAAAGGAAATTGAACTAGGAGGTAAAAGCACTAGAGGTCCTAGAACTTGTCTAACATGTGATGGTTTAGTCCTAAAACTTGCAAAAGTGAACTATGTAATCCTATAACTTGTACACAACGTGCAAATTTAGTCCAAAGCTAATCAGAGGCGGCCAAGTGGCGCCAGCTGGCCTGTTCAGGTCGTTGTGTTCCATTTTGCATATACCCCCTTTTTTGTCAAATTAACCCGCAAGTACTAGTAAAACACGGGGCTAGCTGCAGCAGTAGGGCTAGCTAGTGCGGCTTTGAGAATTGAGATTGGTTCATCATGTGAAACTGCAATCTCCCTTCCAATCATCAAACACATTAAGATACGCAGGTTGGGCGCTTCCTAGGCTATGCCACGTCAGATAGCTGGAAGACAAAACAGATCGCTGCAAAAAAAAAAGGATTGCTGGGAGAAAAAATGATGGTCAGTTGGGCAGCCGCCAGATAACACATGCCTCTCGATCTGCTTTTCCTTTCTCACTAAGCAATCTCCAATTCCACACGCAACCTCGTTGTCGCATCGCTCTCCTCAACGAATGCTACGCGTCCatgcgccgccaccgccgccacttCTCCCGCGCCTTCTCCTCCCAGTTCCTCTCTGCTCTGCGGCGCCTCCTTGACCACCTATCTCCTCCTCTTGGGGCACTACTTTCAGTTTACCATTCCAATTGGATGGTCCACAACATTGATCCATATTTTGTAGGAACACTTATATTGTTGAATTGAACTTGATATCAAAGTGTTTAGTTTATAAATAATTTCTATAAGTGATACATCTTTCAGTGTAAATACATTTTTTTCTCAAGATTACTTGGGGAAAAAATAGCAGACATCAAATGAAATGTATAATTTTGTCATCTGAAAATCAGATGAAAGCCACGGAAAGACCCCAAAACATCATATTAAGATCACCATTGACTGTCCAAATCTAAGTCCACCGCATTTGTTATAAAGAAATTCTTTTCCATGAAACTAAACCACGCCAACACTAAAATTCATGAACGAAAGTCATCCATAATATTATGTTTCATTATATGAGACGCTAGTTATTTCATCATTTAAAGTGATGATATGGCTCCACCGTGGTATTAGATGTGGCCTTTCCTATGACGATGTGGTATCATCATTTTTTTCTAATCTAACAAAAGGTCTTACATATTGGTCTCACAATCCGAAAACTCTCCTTTGCACGCACGCATTGGGACAGGTGAAGCGCTCCGCACAAGAAGTCAGGTTCCGACCGTGCGCTATATTCTTTTCCAAACTTTGGCATGCCGTTTAACTGAGAATGGTGGCCCCACATAGTATCGCAGCCCACTGTCATGGAACTAAATGTGTTGGGCTCACCCCACATGTTACATGCATTCACGGAAGGGCTAGTTGTGGTGCCATCTTGGTTTTCACTTCAGTGTGATTTCTTTGATTTCACTGAATTTTAGTAATTTCAGTAGACACAGAAATATTTACCTTTGAATCAGAATATTTCAGTCATTTCAGTTGTACACATGAATTCAAATACTTTTCAAAATATCTTtaaatatttttttgaatttcaaGTGAATATTTTGGTCTTTTGGCCAAAATGCAAGCTGAAATTACTGAAATTCAGTAACTTTGATAGGTACTGAAACAACAGTAGTGTTTTTGCCTGAATATGAATTCTGTCATGAAACATATAGGGTTTTGACCTCCGATGTAGGTTCTATAACAAAATCAATAGTTTCGTCATGGAAGGACCTATCTTTATGACAAAAACACAAAACATCACAGATAATTCATCATAGAAGGCCAAAACTTTACTAGTAGAAGATATCTTGGGACTCGTCAATTGGATATGTAATTTGCACATATTTGTGTCGTCCACACGTTCTCTGGTTTATTGGAATTGTTGCAATACTGTAAAAAAATAGTATCTAATTGTGGTGTAAAATGGTTAGAAAAAGTGACATGTCTTTGAAGAATCGATGATGGAATATGCCTCACAAGACAAGTGCACTATGGTAGTTTGTCCTTGTCTTGTTTTGACACCTGTTGTTTGTCCTTTTTCTAGTTTTTAAATTTTAGTTTTTGGCTTTTTATTATTATATGGTTCTCATCAATGTCCTACTGTTTTGCCACTAGTTTTCAATGGGGTCTCACCATCTCTTTATGTGTTTCCCACAACATTTTTTGAAGTACTTTGGTATTCCATAAGAATTTTCGCATTAGATAATACACAGCATATGATTGAGCAAAAAATGTAAGAGAACAAAACATTGCAAGGCATAGGCATTCGCATTTCCAGTTGCAAACAAAGTTTCCTTTCCATCAATTGATGGCAAGACAATAATCTGCGGATTGCATATAATATATATGTGTATGTGTAGCCGGTGCTATAATTCTGACATGCATCCTCCTCGACCTACGTTGGTAGGTGCTTACATATGCTCATATATTCACATATGAGTAGAACCAGAAATAAAACCGAGAAAGCAGAGCTGCTGACAAATGTTAACTAACATGGCATGTATATTGGACTTGCACTTTAGGCCTTGCCGGATTCCTCGCAGCCTGGTGGCCTGAAGGCAATGAAGCTGACGCACTGCACCTGGCGCATGTTGTCGAAGCCAATGACGCGGACATAGGCGTCAGGGTACTCCTTCTTGACCTCctccacctcgttgagcacctGCGTGGCGTCAGTGCACCCGAACATAGGAAGCTTCCACATTGTCCAGTATCGACCGTCGTAGTATCCTGGGGAGCTGTTGTGCTCACGGAAGACGAAGCCAACCTTGCTGAACTCAAGGCAGGGCACCCACTTGGAGCGGATCAGGTAGTCGACCTGCTTAAGGAGGGCCTCCGTGGAGAGGGGTGGCAAGTAAGACAGGGTCTCGAACTTCTTGATGCCCTCAATCGGCCACACCTGAATAGATGGAATTAACACAATTGATCAACACTTAGTGCTTAAAGAAAGACCTAGCCATAATAAGGCAAAAATTACTCCTTATGTCCATACATTTGTGGGGGGGTCTCCACAAGCAAGAAAGCACAAGGGCACCTCTTTCTTATCGGTAGTGTATGGGCATTAAAATTAATATTATCTAGTACACATTGGAATAAAATCGATTTCAATTCACAAAGTTTATGAGTTAAATATTCCTACACATGTGAACCTGCTTACGGACTACATTGTGATGCACAGTTTGGCCGGGCATGTGGGCGTCCTCCGGATAGCTTTGCCTATGTGCAGTGGAAATACCCGATAAATTAATCAATTGTGGCAACAAAAACATTCATGCCAGCTTAGTGTCCGTCATCCTTCGCTAAAAAAAATCGAAAAGGAGGATAACTCCAGCCTCTGCATCAAGTGATATGCACACTGTCATTTTTATTATATTATTCAAAAGAGTCTAACAAAACAAATACGATTTTAAACCAAAGCCATCTTCGAGACGAACAAAATCGCTACACCTACAAGTACGATGATGTGCCTTGACCACATCATCCTTCGCAAAAATAATATTCAGCTTTCATACCTGCATGCATCTGATCCTTCCGCCATTGCTGACGTTGCTGAGGCCGGCGCTGCCGGAGCGGCGGCTGATGGGAAGGCCAGTGGTCGACTTAAGCCCCTGGAAGGGCGCGACGGTGGTGGCGGAAGAAGCCATCACGGCTGGGGCCATGGTGGAGTACGTGAATTGCTAGGTGGGAGGCGATAGCTAGCTAGGCCACACTTGACTTGAGCCCTCCTCATGCCGCTCCAGTATATATCAGCATATGCGCAGCGCCGCTCCTTTCAAACGAGATTTCGAAGGGGTGGTCGTCGCTTGCTTGCTGCAAGGCGCCTTATCCCTCTGGATCAGCGGAAGAGGGGTGGAAAATCAAAATGAGTGCCACGGAAAGACCCCAAAACGTCATATAAGATCACCATTGATCATCCAAATCTAATGTCACTGCATTAGTTACGAACAAATTCTTTGGCGCGAAACTAAACCACGCCAAGACTAAAATTCATGAAGGAAAGTCATCCATACTCTTATGTTTCATTGTATGAGACGGTAATTATTTCTTCATTTAAAGTGTTGATATGGCTCCACCATAGTATCAGATGTGGCATTTTCCTATTCCTATACGATGTGATATCATCATTTTTTTTCTAATTTAGTAAAACTTCTTCATATAGGTTCCACAGTCCGAAAATACTCATTCGCACGCGCGTGTTGGGTGGGTGAAGCGCTCCACACAATAAGCCAAGTCCAGCTTTCACATGTCGTTTAATTGAGAATGGTGGCCCCATATAGTATAGCAGCCCACTGCCATGGAATTAAATGTGTTGGGCCCACCCTACCTGATACGCGCATTCGCAGAGGGGCTAGTTGTGGTGGCATGATGGTTTTCACTTTTAATGATATATCtttgaatttcaccaaatttcaGTAGACAATGAAATATTTACCTTTCGACCAAAATATATTAGTCATTTCAGTTGTACACGTGAAtgcaaatatttttcaaaatattttcatatttttttaatTTCGGGTGAATATTTTGGTCTTTTGGTCAAAATGCAAACTGACATTACTGAAACTTAGTAATTTTTGTAGGTGCTGAAATGAAAAAACAAGGGTGCCATGGCATGCAGGCCCACCCCGTGATCAATATATAATCTCCCACGAAATTTCAGGTGGGGGCTAGTTTCCCTACAATAATGAATAATCCAAGGGAATGGAAATATCACTGCACACTTTCCTAATAGGGGCGTGGACAGCCAGTCAGAAATCGACCACGCGGACGCGCGTGCGAATTAGCCTCCCCCCCAACAATCATCCACCCAGAAAATAATTCAAGTTAATATAATTTTAGCCTGGCATGCGTGTACCTCCACAATGTAATGGGCTACTGTTGTTTGCAACTAATTGTTTCGTAATGTTATGACTGAATATGGATTTTCTCACGAGACATATAGGGTTTCTGCCTCTTAGGCAGGTTTTAAGACAAAATTGATAGTTTCACCATGGAAGGACCGATGTTTATGACACGAACACCAAACATCGCAGATAATTCATCATAGAAGGCCCAAATATTACTAGTACAAGGTATCTTGGGGCTCATCAATTGGATATGTAATTTGCACATATTTGTGCCATCAACACGTTCTTTGGTTTATTGGAATTTCTGTAATACTGCAAAAAAACAGTATCTCATTGCCGTGTAAAATGGTTAGAAAAAGTGACATGTCTTTGATGAATCGATGCAGGAATATGGCTCACATGACAAGTGCATTATGGTAGGTTTGTCCTTGTCTTGTTATGCCACCTTTGTTTGTCCTTTTTTCTagttttttatttgttttttgtttttttattatcTGTTTCTCATCAATTCCCGATTGTTTTGCCATTAGTTTTCAAGGGGGTCTCACCATCTCTTATGTGTTTCTCCACAGTATTTTTTGAAGTACTTTGGTATTCCATAACAATTTCCGTATTAGACAATACACAACATATGATTGAGCAAAAAATGCATGAGAAGAAAACAATGCAAGACATAGGCATTTCCGGCTGCAAAGAAAGTACCATTTCCATCAATTGATGGCAAGACACTAATCCGTTGATTGCATATaatatatatgtatatgtatagCCGGTGCTATAATTCTCATATGCATCCTCCTCGACCTACATTGGTAAGTGCTTACATACATATGCTCATATATTCACATATGAGTAGAACGAGAAGTAAAACTGAGAAAGCAGAGCCGCCGACAAATGTGACTAACATGACATGTATATCGGTTACTTCAACTTGCACTTTAGGCCTTGCCGGATTCCTCGCAGCCTGGTGGCCTGAAGGCAATGAAGCTGACGCATTGCACCTGGCGCATGTTGTCGAAGCCGATGACACGGACATACGCATCAGGGTACTCCTTCTTAACCTCctccacctcgttgagcacctGTGTGGCGTCGGTGCACCCGAACATAGGCAGCTTCCACATTGTCCAGTATCGACCGTCATAATACCCGGGGGAGCTGTTGTGCTCACGGAAGACGAAGCCAACCTTGCTAAACTCGAGGCAGGGCACCCACTTGGAGCGGATCAAGTAGTCGACCTGCTTCAGGAGGGCCTCCGTGGAGAGGGGTGGTAAGTAAGACAGGGTCTCGAACTTCTTGATGCCCTCAATTGGCCACACCTGAATAGATGGAATGAACACAATTGATCAACACTTAGTGCTTTAAGAAAGACCTACCCATAAGGAAAAAATTACTCCTGATGGTCTGCCCATACATTGTGGGGGGTCTCCACAAGCAAGAAAGCTCAAGGGCAGCTCTTGCTTATGGGTAGTGTACGGGCATTAAAATGATACTATCTAGTACACATTGCAATAAAAATGATTTTCATTCACAAAGTTTATGAGTTAAATATGCCTACACATGTGAATCTGCTTACGGACTACATTGTGAGGTTTACTTTGGCCTGGTATGTGGGTTGCACGTCGTAAGGATAGCGTTGCCTATGTGAAGTGGAAATACCCGATAAATTAATCAATTGTGCCGACAAGAACATTCATGACAGCTTAGTGTCCGTCATTCTTTGCCAAAAAGAAAATTGAAAAGGAGGATAACTCCAGCCTGTGCATCAAGCGATGCACACTGCCATTTTTGTTATGTTATTTATTTAACATAGTCTAACAAAACGAATACAGTTTTAATCCAAAGCCACATTCCAGACGAACAAAATCGTTACACCTACAAATACAATGATGTGCCTTGACTGCACCATCTTTTGCAAAAATGATATTTAGCTTTCATACCTGCATGCATCTGATCCTTCCGCCATTGCTGACGCTGCTGAGGCCGGCGCTGCAGGAGCGGCGGTTGACGGGGAGGCCGGCGGTCGACTTGAGCCCCTGGAAGGGCGCGACGGTGGTGGCGGAAGAAGCCATCACGGCGGGGGCCATGGCGGAGTACGTGAATTGCTAGGTGGGGAGGCGATAGCTAGCTAGGCCACACTTGACTTGAGCCCTCCTCATGCCGCTCCAGTATATATCAGCGTATGCGCAGCGCCGCTCCTTTCAAACGAGATTTCGAAGGGGTGGTCGTCGTTTGCTTGCTGCAAGGTGCCTTATCCCTCTGGATCAGCGGAAGAGGGTTGGAAAATCAAAATGAATGCCACGGAAGAGATAAATATACCTGCGGTCATTGAAGTTGAGGCCGAAGCACACTACAGTCACTGTACTTCAAAATAAGTTTAATACGGTCATTGAATACGAGTTGTAGTGTGCTTCCTATTTtttttctagtctgcatacacgGAGAAGGTGGCACACTACAGTCACTGCACACACTCAGCCGTAGAATGCCCGTATTTCCTCCGGTTTTTTTTCTAGTCTGCATATAAGATGTGGTCAAAGTTAAACTTTGTCAACTTTGATTaagtttataaaagaaatataACGATTCATAATATGAAATCAATACTGTTAGATGCATCATGAAATTAAGTTTTATACTTTCTTTATTTtaaaatatagtgcgcccgcgtTTTCCGAGGTctaactttgaccataaatttaaccaacgacaCCGACTGCGACGagagaaaaaattatataattgaaaacctCTTTTGAATATGAATTCACTGGTATAATTTTTGCTCCCACCGCAGTCGGTCTTATtggttaaatttatagtcaaagtTGAAACACGGGAATAAAGGAAgcactatattttggaacggatgaagtacaatataacttttagtattgtagatgttgatatttttttcaACAAAATTGGttaaactttacaaagtttgattTTGACCAAATactatatgcagactaaaaataacggagggagtacacaacaCATGCATCCGCACACGCTCGGCTGCATGGTGGCGTGCGCCATCTGCGACGACGTTGGTTCGTCGTGGTACGTNNNNNNNNNNNNNNNNNNNNNNNNNNNNNNNNNNNNNNNNNNNNNNNNNNNNNNNNNNNNNNNNNNNNNNNNNNNNNNNNNNNNNNNNNNNNNNNNNNNNNNNNNNNNNNNNNNNNNNNNNNNNNNNNNNNNNNNNNNNNNNNNNNNNNNNNNNNNNNNNNNNNNNNNNNNNNNNNNNNNNNNNNNNNNNNNNNNNNNNNNNNNNNNNNNNNNNNNNNNNNNNNNNNNNNNNNNNNNNNNNNNNNNNNNNNNNNNNNNNNNNNNNNNNNNNNNNNCNNNNNNNNNNNNNNNNNNNNNNNNNNNNNNNNNNNNNNNNNNNNNNNNNNNNNNNNNNNNNNNNNNNNNNNNNNNNNNNNNNNNNNNNNNNNNNNNNNNNNNNNNNNNNNNNNNNNNNNNNNNNNNNNNNNNNNNNNNNNNNNNNNNNNNNNNNNNNNNNNNNNNNNNNNNNNNNNNNNNNNNNNNNNNNNNNNNNNNNNNNNNNNNNNNNNNNNNNNNNNNNNNNNNNNNNNNNNNNN contains:
- the LOC125535358 gene encoding ribulose bisphosphate carboxylase small subunit, chloroplastic 1-like, encoding MGSSTVAGILLSSDNTNTMAPAVMASSASTVAPFQGLKSTAGLPVSRRSSGSLGSVSNGGRIRCMQVWPIEGIKKFETLSYLPPLSTEALLKQVDYLIRSKWVPCLEFSKVGFVFREHNSSPGYYDGRYWTMWKLPMFGCTDATQVLNEVEEVKKEYPDAYVRVIGFDNLRQVQCVSFIAFRPPGCEESGKA
- the LOC125535361 gene encoding ribulose bisphosphate carboxylase small subunit, chloroplastic 2-like — its product is MAPAVMASSATTVAPFQGLKSTTGLPISRRSGSAGLSNVSNGGRIRCMQVWPIEGIKKFETLSYLPPLSTEALLKQVDYLIRSKWVPCLEFSKVGFVFREHNSSPGYYDGRYWTMWKLPMFGCTDATQVLNEVEEVKKEYPDAYVRVIGFDNMRQVQCVSFIAFRPPGCEESGKA
- the LOC125535360 gene encoding ribulose bisphosphate carboxylase small subunit, chloroplastic 2-like, whose product is MAPAVMASSATTVAPFQGLKSTAGLPVNRRSCSAGLSSVSNGGRIRCMQVWPIEGIKKFETLSYLPPLSTEALLKQVDYLIRSKWVPCLEFSKVGFVFREHNSSPGYYDGRYWTMWKLPMFGCTDATQVLNEVEEVKKEYPDAYVRVIGFDNMRQVQCVSFIAFRPPGCEESGKA